A portion of the Vespula vulgaris chromosome 24, iyVesVulg1.1, whole genome shotgun sequence genome contains these proteins:
- the LOC127072199 gene encoding ATP-dependent zinc metalloprotease YME1L, whose protein sequence is MISLQSHNQVLYHLTQLTSSINPRSISFVVKDDKKSKPIHKNEDLCQDSFSEVAKNCIDLPILKLNVHNIANICGTKKDNAWLILDSIFLRTSRKSLKINSKWNASYISGTNFTENKQNFPCSQLTESIILPAIYLSSKQQYKLFHNLCNRTLSNYNVQVRSFKTERDIKVIYKRNPSVFTRLKEWFDSFGLASDSHKTTFPSELKPQDIELMKKIFANMNNSTDETKKSKVAFAEGYALGLQAKVKSRKGWLRFINWLAIALLILTMCFPFANVGNVFRFSFTNKSEIDPEDIHFTFDDVKGVEEAKQELKDIVEFLRDPERFTALGAKLPKGVLLVGQPGTGKTILARAVAGEAGVPFFHAAGPEFDEILVGQGARRVRDLFKTAKEKAPCVIFIDEIDSIGATRTPSVLHPYANQTINQLLSEMDGFHRNEGVIVLGATNRRDDLDKALLRPGRFDVEVNVRIPDYTGRKEILELYLGRIMTRDIDVDYLARGTTGFTGADLENMVNQAALQAAMFNSDYVTMKHLEYAKDKVLMGPEGKSKIPDEETNRITAYHEAGHALVGLYTKDADPLHKVTIIPRGPSLGHTSYIPEKDNYLVTKSHLLAKMDCLMGGRAAEELIFGPDKITTGAASDFENATMIAETMVKNYGMSDKVGVRLYDSKKNSDYAPSTTEMIDNEVKRLLQESYERAKNILKIHSKEHKQLGDALIEYEVLDSDEIKAILNGKKIRTETSNKKATIIDVPNKNVPNTTNKGILDVPNKM, encoded by the exons gtgCTGTACCATCTGACACAATTAACATCAAGCATTAATCCTAGATCTATATCATTTGTAGTAAAGGATGACAAAAAAAGCAAACCTATTCATAAGAATGAAGATCTTTGCCAGGACAGTTTCTCCGag gtaGCAAAAAATTGTATAGATCTGCCAATTCTCAAATTAAATGTCCACAATATAGCAAATATATGCGgaacaaagaaagataatgCATGGCTTATATTGGATAGTATTTTTCTTAGAACGTCTAggaaatctttaaaaataaattctaaatgGAATGCATCTTATATATCTGGAACAAATTTTactgaaaataaacaaaattttccatGTTCACAACTTACAGAATCTATAATCTTACCtgcaatatatttatcatctaAACAACAGTATAAactatttcataatttatgtAACAGAAcattatcaaattataatgTACAAGTACGTTCTTTTAAAACGGAACGTGATATAAAGGtgatatacaaaagaaatccTTCAGTGTTCACTAGATTGAAAGAATGGTTCGATTCATTTGGTCTAGCATCG GATTCTCATAAAACAACGTTTCCTAGTGAACTTAAACCACAAGATatagaattaatgaaaaaaatatttgccaatatgaataattctacagatgaaacaaaaaagtccAAAGTTGCGTTTGCAGAGGGATATGCTCTCGGTTTACAAGCTAAAGTGAAGAGTCGCAAAGGATGGCTAAGATTTATAAATTGGCTAGCAATAGCATTGTTGATCCTTACCATGTGCTTtccat TTGCCAACGTTGGAAATGTATTCAGATTTTCATTCACtaataaaagtgaaattgACCCAGAAGATATTCATTTTACATTCGATGATGTGAAAGGA GTCGAAGAAGCTAAGcaagaattaaaagatatagtGGAATTTCTTAGAGATCCAGAAAGATTTACTGCATTAGGAGCAAAATTACCAAAAGGTGTGTTATTAGTAGGTCAACCTGGTACTGGAAAAACAATATTAGCTCGTGCAGTAGCTGGCGAAGCAGGAGTACCATTTTTCCATGCAGCAGGACCAGAATTTGATGAAATTTTAGTAGGGCAAGGTGCACGTAGAGTGAGAGATTTATTCA AAacagcaaaagaaaaagcaccATGTGTGATTTTTATAGATGAAATTGATTCTATAGGTGCTACAAGAACACCTTCAGTTCTGCATCCATATGCAAATCAAACTATTAATCAGTTACTTTCAGAAATGGATGG ATTTCACCGAAACGAAGGAGTTATTGTGCTAGGTGCTACAAATAGACGAGATGATCTAGACAAAGCATTATTGAGACCTGGTCGTTTTGACGTAGAAGTTAATGTTCGAATACCAGATTATACGGGACGTAAGGAAATCTTAGAATTATATTTAGGAAGAATTATGACTCGTGATATTGACGTAGATTATTTAGCAAGAGGCACGACTGGTTTTACTGGAGCAGATTTAGAAAATATG GTTAATCAAGCTGCTTTACAAGCGGCAATGTTTAATTCGGATTATGTAACTATGAAACATCTAGAATATGCAAAAGATAAAGTTCTTATGGGTCCAGAAGGAAAATCTAAAATTCCTGATGAAGAAACCAATCGTATTACGGCATATCATGAAGCAGGTCATGCATTAGTTGgattatatacaaaagatGCAGATCCACTCCATAAAGTTACGATTATTCCACGAGGACCTTCTTTAGgacat ACTTCATATATTCctgaaaaagataattaccTTGTAACTAAGTCGCATCTACTAGCTAAAATGGATTGTTTGATGGGTGGACGTGCAGCCGAGGAGTTAATTTTTGGACCTGATAAAATTACAACAGGAGCAGCTTCAGATTTTGAA aaTGCTACAATGATAGCAGAAACTATGGTAAAAAATTATGGAATGTCTGATAAAGTTGGAGTAAGGTTGTATGattcaaaaaagaattctGACTATGCTCCTAGTACTACAGAAATGATTGATAACGAAGTAAAAAGACTTTTACAG gaATCATATGAACGTGCTAAGAACATATTGAAAATACATTCTAAGGAACATAAACAATTGGGAGATGCTTTAATTGAATACGAAGTATTGGATTCTGATGAAATAAAAGCAATActgaatggaaaaaaaattagaactGAAACTTCAAATAAGAAAGCAACAATTATAGATGTACCTAATAAGAATGTACCTAATACGACAAATAAGGGAATTTTAGATGTACCTAATAAGATGTAA